TGGGGTTCACCTTGGGGGAGGCACCTGATGTCTCCAGACCTTCTCTCTGACTCAGACGCTCCCTCCCTCAGCCCAGACAGAGGAACAGAATAAGGTGCTGCATGGTGGACCCTGTGAGCAGACGTCTCACCCCTACCAAGCTGCCCTTTACAGCTCAGGCCACTTGCTCTGTGGGGGAGTCCTCATTCATCCACTGTGGGTCCTCACCGCTGCCCACTGCAAAAAACCGTGAGTCTCCACGCTGTGAATGAGGAGTGGTTGCAATTAGACCCTGCGGGAGTCTTGCACACTTCACACGTCCGCCTGTCCGATCATGAGGCCATCTGATAATCAGGCTCAACTGGCCAGTATTTAACTGATGACTAAATACGTGTCAGGCAGTGTTTGGGGCCCTGGGGATATCACAgtgaagaaaacaagcaaaactgcTGCTTTGATGAACTGACCTTCTACAGGGCCCTGTAGGCAGCGATGGATTTAATTCTAAGTGCTGGGGGAAGCCACACAGAGTTTTAATCAGGGAAGCAgcatgatctgatttacatttttaagagcACTCTGGAAAGTGAACTGAGCGGGAGATGAAGGGATGCATGTGGAGGCTGTTGCCATTGTCCTGAGACGGACCAGGATGGTGGCCCTGGGGATGGAGGGAAGTTGAAAACCTGGGGAAGTGTTCTGAGGCTGAGTCAGCAGGACTTGGTGGTGTGgaatgggagagaaagagaacaagcaGGGCTGACTTCCGGGGATGGGACTGGAACAACTGGCTGTTTTGATGTGTCTTTCTCTGAGtcaggggagagggaaagaggagcaGTTTGGATATGGGTGGCGGAGCCTCAGACATTTTGTTTTAGCCTAGGTGAGTCTCAGGTACCTGGCTGATGTTCAAGAAGGATGCCAGGTTGGCTGCTGGTGCTCAGGGGAGAGGCCAGAGATGGAGATAAACATTACGGCTTTAAATACCACACACAGGTGGTATTTAAAGCTACGGGATGGGATGAGATCatccaaaaagtgggcatagataGAGGACCATAGAGGACCCAGGACTAATCCTCAGGGCACTAATCACCGCTAGTTTGATGAACAACAACCACCAGTTTTTTCAGCACTCACTATGGGCCACGTACCCAGGTAGGCAGTTTCTATACCTTTCCTGGAATCCCCCACAATAAGGGACTCTTTGCttctgaggaaactgaagctcagagaagtagCAAGTGACAAACCAACAGGTGCCGTATCCCAGTGGGAGCGGGGAGAGACCCCAACAGGGGTCTCACCTTGCAAGGTCATGGACACAACGGACCTCCCAGGGTGGTCTCTCCCAAGCGCTGGTAAACCTGGCATCACTCCCAccatcctcattcattcattcagcgcACATTGATCAAGAGCACCCACTAACAGCCAGGTTTGAGCTGGGCAGTGGGAATTCAGCAAAGACTGAGACGGGGAGATACCCAGAGTCTCTGCCCTTGGGAACACAGGAGCAGAAAGGTGCAGGAAGACAGTTATAGAATCCTCGAAAAACCACACATTTACAAATTGCTCTAAGTCCAATGAAAGCAAAAAAACAGGGATGGCTCCAtgagagaaaagaacagaggtACCTGCTTTAGATGGAAGAAGGTGTCAGGAAGGACTTTCTGATGAGATGAAATTCAAACTGAGGCATGGAAAATGAGAAAGGGTAGCCAAAGGAAGAAGCGGGCAGAGCATCCAGGGCAGAGGAGATGCAAGGACAAAAGAAGTGGGAACAATCTGAAGAGTTCTAAGAAAAGAAAGTTACTGGTTCACTGAGGGTCAGAGGATAGTGGGATAAGGCACTTGGGCTTTATTCTGAGGGTAATGGGGAGCTATGGAAAGTTTCTGAGCAAGGGAGTAATGCTTTGATCCATttcaccaatatttattgaacatctatcaTATGCCAGACACTGGTCTAGGCACCGAGGAGGATGTATCTGACTGATACAAAAATCCCACCTTGATATTCTAGAACTGTGCCATCTGATGcagtagccattagccacataTGGCCAATTAAATttacattaataaaaatgaaacgaATTTCCAAATCCACTAGCCACACTtcaagggctcagtagctgccTGTGGTCAGTGGTCACTGTTTCAAACAGTGCAGATAGAGAATATTTCCATCCTTACAGAAACTTCTATCGAATAGCACGGCTGTGGCAGAGGGAGAGACAGTAAAAGAAGTGAATATTTAACAATACATATATAGTGTGTCAGATGGTGATGTTAGGTTCTCTGGTGGAAAGGAAATCAGGAGAGGGAGCTAGGACTTGCCTGTTGGGGTGGATACTTGCATTTTAATTGGGTcttcagggaaggcctcactgagaaggtgacatttgaaggaggtgagggagtgaggCATGCAGATATCTGGGGGAAAGAGTTGCTGGCGGagagaacagccagtgcaaaggccctggggtgagaGGATGACTATCGTGTTCAAGGAAAGGCAGGGAAGCCGGTGTGGCTGGAAcagaaggagaagggggagagCGGGAGATAACTGACAGGTGATGGGGGCGGATCGTGCAGGACCTTGTAGGCCACGGTGAGAACTTTGGCCTCTATTCTGAGCAAGATGGGAGTCACAGGAGGGTTCTGAGCACAGGAGGGACCAAGCTGGCTTATACTGTTAAAATAGCTCTGGCTGCTTTGTGGAGGACAGACCATAGAGGGGCAAAGGTAGAAGCCAGGAGTCCAGTGAGACCGTAGTCCAGGTAAGAGATTATGGTAGCTCAGACCAAGATGGCAGCAGCGGGAgaggtgagaagtggtcagagtcCGGGTATGCTTTGGAGAGACAAAAGGATTTCTGGGCAGCTGGGAGGTGAGTCAAGAAACAAAGAGTCAAGAATAGTCTCCAGGTTATTCTGGAAGGATGGAGCTGTCATTTACTGACCTGGGAAGACAGTGAGGGGAGAAGACCGGATGGTTCATGGTGTTCCAGGCTACCCCACCTCCCACCGTAGCCCCCTCCGGAGTCTCAGCTGCAGCCCAAGGGCTCCAGGTGAGACCCAGCCCTTCTCTTTCCCAGGAATCTTCAGGTCTACCTGGGGAAGCACAACCTTCAGCAAAGGGAGAGTTTCCAGGAGGAGAGCTCTGTTGTCCGGACCGTGGTCCACCCTGGCTACAACGCTGCCACCCATGACCAGGACATCATGCTCTTGCGCCTGTCACGTCCAGCCAAATTCTCTGCACACATACAGCCCCTGTCCCTGGAAAGAGACTGCTCAGCCAACCACACCAGCTGCCACATCCTAGGCTGGGGCAAGATGGCAGATGGTCAGTAGGGGGAAAATGATGCAGGTGACCCATGATCAGTGGGTGATGGGTCATGGGGAGGTGGGTTAATGGTGAGAATCAATGGGGTAGTGTATCAGTGGGTGAAAGTTCAATGGGGAGGGAGGGCAAATATGGGAGTTGGACCAATAAGTGAACAGCCAATGGAGAGAGTagatcaacaggtgaatggtatGGAGATGTGGGCCATAAGATGAAGGGTCAATGAGGAGGGAGGGTCACTGTGGAGATACTAATCAGGAAGGGGGCCAGTTGTCAAAAGGGTCCAACCAGGATGCCCTGATGATCAATAAAGGATAAATGGAGGAGGGGCTAATGGAAGAAGCAGGGGAGCCAGCTGAAGGATGTGAACTGAGAAAGCGAACAGTGTAGAGAAAGCTAATGCGGGAAGGGTCAATTGAGAAGAGTCAGTGGTCAAGAGGGGTCACTAGAAGAAGGACTAGAGGAAGAAACAATAGATCAGCAGGAACCATTGAGGGTAGGCCAGTGAGTGAAGGGCCCAAAAGGAAGGGAGAACCAATGCGGGAGGATGAGGCCATTTAGGAAAGAAGCAGTGAGGGAGTAGACCTTTGGATGAAGGGCCAATAGAAGGGAGAACCAATGGGGAAAGAAGGGACCAGTTAGGAAAGACCCAAAGTCAAGTGGTGACCAATCAGGATGAGCCAATGGGCAAGAAGGGTCCAATGAAGGAGGACGGGCTATAACAGAGGAGGGACTAAGAGAGGAAGAGAGTCTAGAGGTCAGCTGAACTACTGAAGAAGGTGGGACCAATGGAAGAGAGACAAGTGAAGGCAGGAACGAAGAGAAGGAAAACCAATAGGAAATGAGAACTGGTAGAGAAGGGGTAATTAGTGAGGAAGACAGGCCAATGTGAGGGAAGACTGACGGAAAGAGGGACCAATCAGGAGTCAGGCGATGGAAGTGGGTTTTGAGAATGAGCGACAAATAGGAAAAAGGGAACCATTGGGAAATAGGGTCCAATAGGGGAGGGAGGATTTATACGTGTTGGAGGATCAATGGGAAGGGTGGGTTGTGAAGTGATCCTGGCCCATCTGTCTTTGCAGGTGATTTCCCTAACATCATCCAGTGTGCATACCTCCACCTGGTGCCCCATGAGGAGTGTGACCGTGCCTACCCTGGCCAGATCACCCAAAACATGGTGTGTGCTGGGGATGAGAAACACGGGAAGGACTCCTGCCAGGTGAGGACGCCAGGACCCACCAGTTACATAGCCAAAGACAGAGATGGGCAGGAAGAGACAGGCACACACAGACCAAACTAGAGCTTCACAGAGACAGGCTGGGTGAAAATCAGAGGCATGATAAGGGAGAGAGACTCAGTTTGACACACAGAAACACAATCAGGGACAGGCAGAGATAAAAAGCCAGTCAGCAGAGACAGGAAATGCAGAGACAAGGATGGAGATGAAGAGATCAAGAACCACAGAGACACAGTAGGGAGGCAGATGGTGCCAGGAGACTGTCCCTGCTCCAACAGAACCCCCACAAGTTCTGCTTGGAAATAGCCACACTGTGCAGAAGGGGGACCATAGCTGGGGAGAGAAGGGGCTCCATCCCCACTCTCAAATACTCTTAACTTGGGTTTCTGCCACCATCGTCCATTGGATTTCTCCTTTTGATGCCAAAACTGAACCCTGTGCATTGAAGGATCTGCAGAGACCAgccaagagggagaaagagacaaagataGAGAAAAGTGATACACAGTGAGTTGGATGCAAAGAAAGGGCAGGAGATGAGCCCCATTTCTGAGACCATCTGTCCTCTCTTTAGAGATCTCTGTGTTTCTGAGTCTCCCTCAGTCTCTTCTATTTCCCTATCTGTGActttgtgtctctctgtctctctctctgtatgtgtgtctttctctccatctctgagTGTCTTTCCCCCTCTCTACATGTCTCTGTGTCTCCTTCTGTCTGTCTTTCCTTCTCTGCGAGTCTGTATCTGACTCTCTCCCTCGTTAACCACAGGGTGATTCTGGGGGTCCGTTGGTGTGTGGCGACCGTCTCCGAGGCCTTGTGTCATGGGGTAACATCCCCTGCGGATCCAAGGAGAAGCCAGGCGTCTACACCGACGTCTGCAGATATGGCCACTGGATCGGAAAAACCATTCAGGCCCACTGATCCTGATATGTGACCTCCACTTCTTGACCTTCCCCCCACCTGCCCAGACCCGACCCTTAATGCTTAATAAAAGTGGTGACCCCACAGCACAAATCCTCCCTGATTTTACCCCAGCCCCATCCTTGCATCACCAGGAGTGATGGGAACACCAGCTAAGGTCCCAACCCCGCCACTAAGAGAACACAGGAAAGTCCCTTCTGagcatctctccctccccagTTACTCCATGGGCTCGACTTCTTCCTACAGAGAAGTGGTCCCAAGTCTGGCCAAACCTGAGCTGGGCTCCCAGCTCCCCCACTTGCTTAGCCGTGCAACCGCGGGAAGTGCCTTCCTTCAGCGTGTagattttctcatctctaaaataaggataataatcgTATATCCCTCATAAGGCGGTGGCTATGTTGTTGTGGAGATTCAAGGCTGTAAACATGTGAAACACAtacagcagtgcctggcacacccgTGTGAACaataaagagtgaattttattattagtggTGCTTTTGGCTTTTATCCCACCTCTGCCTCTCTGCAGCCCAGATACCCTTAGTTCCCTTTTACAGCCCAACTTGATTTTTCTCCTCCCTGGGAAGACCTCCTTGTCTCCTCCACCTAGCTAGCCCTGAGGGGTGGCTTTCTCCACTAAACTCCCCCTGTAGCAGCAAAATCGGGGAGATGAGAGGGCTGGGAGGCCACTGTGTGTGGGTAAGAGTGATGGGAGATACAGAGAGCAGGGACCAGATCCCAAAAGACCCCAGACCCCAGGTTGAGAGGCTAGGGCTTCTCCTGAGAGCAGAGGGGAGCCATGGAAGGGATGAGAGCAGAAGCAGCTCTGGGGCCATGTGCAGGATGGACCAGAAAGAAGAGACCAGAGGCCAGGGGGGCGTAGAAGTGATGGTGCAGGGAGAGAAGATGAGGGctgagcaggggctggggctgggacagcTGGAGAGGGAGGCTGAGTATGAGCTCACCGTGTGGAGAAGTGTGGGTGGGTGGCATACTCAAGATGCTAATGACCTGCAGAAAAGTCTGGGAGTGTGAGAACATCTGCTGTGTTCCGGAGATGGCAAATCATCCAGGTTGGTGGGGGCTGGGGTTTGAGGCCAGAGAAATAGGTGACATGGCTGGGAAAGTAGGTCACTGGAAGATGGCGTTGGGCCCTGAGTACAAGGCAGAAGTACTTGACCTTGATCCTGAGGGCcttgagaaaaggaaggacaggGTCAGATGTGGGTATTTGAAAGATCTCATTGCAGTCCATTTGAGGAGAGGGGGATGGGCAGGGAGGTGGAGAGACTGGAGGCCCTCCCCGAAATGAGGGGGGCAGACAGGCAGAAGTGGGTGAGGACCCAGGCTTCTACATGCTTTCTGGGGTTCTTCCACCCACATGCACCACGCATGATCCCGCACTGATGCGCGCACCCCTATCCCCAAGCCCCAGGTCAGTCCCTGTCCTCAGAGAGGCCATCCTCTCTTGACCCCCACTGCACCATCTCCAAGAAAGACAAAACGACATCTAAGCCAGGCATCCTCCCAGGAAGATGAATGGGACAGTAAGTGGCTCccaggagaaagggaaaagagggTCCAACATGGGAGCTGAAGTTTCGAGAGCAGAGAAATATTTAGGAACAGAGGGAGGATCAGACACAATGGTCCATTTGCTTCACAAACATTTATCGCAACCTTATTTTTGCCCAGCATAGAGTAGAATGAAGTTGGAAATTGTTACACAGAGCGGCCACACCATAGGAGATATTCAAAGTCAGTCATGTGTCATTTTATGATAGAAGAGCTATGTGGTCCAGAGACAGAGGCAGTATATGAAAAGAACAGTGTCTCTCGAGTCTAAAGATCTTTAGGTTTGAGGAAAAGCACACTTAGATGTCTCAAGAACCAAAGAAAGGTGAAATTTTATCAAGGTGAAATTTACCAAAGGTGAAATTTTTGCGATGGGAGGGAGTAATTGACTTTTTATGAGTGCATGAAAATATCAAGTCACGTGATGGCCCGGGCCCACCT
This genomic window from Mesoplodon densirostris isolate mMesDen1 chromosome 19, mMesDen1 primary haplotype, whole genome shotgun sequence contains:
- the KLK6 gene encoding kallikrein-6: MELTRAWHWVLGTDKARLFEGPFPTVPGSAPQPGAGAGTSLVPHASLLAGFAVSCEDTEFLQHPQRDLQAGMAMKRLIVTLILVAAAQTEEQNKVLHGGPCEQTSHPYQAALYSSGHLLCGGVLIHPLWVLTAAHCKKPNLQVYLGKHNLQQRESFQEESSVVRTVVHPGYNAATHDQDIMLLRLSRPAKFSAHIQPLSLERDCSANHTSCHILGWGKMADGDFPNIIQCAYLHLVPHEECDRAYPGQITQNMVCAGDEKHGKDSCQGDSGGPLVCGDRLRGLVSWGNIPCGSKEKPGVYTDVCRYGHWIGKTIQAH